The Ictalurus punctatus breed USDA103 chromosome 9, Coco_2.0, whole genome shotgun sequence genome contains a region encoding:
- the LOC108269857 gene encoding nigrelysin, which translates to MCVICGRLFQSICTCCCPKEENILVMSVYENKVETIKSAEPSAIMAGESLRGTSIENISHNIDTIRNVSIQITNFSDMYTLANPRVHTSSGYCLSPPQPTITKKTSESCSFTKTPYVAQGSVGVLTYEILTDEGQRVGELAIMFSVPFNYYKWENCVGLGIYEQQISCDDELFHQMYYEKGPFTATVATGSLITYSGKGTCVKGTMSPAGNAIMKVEFRDL; encoded by the exons ATGTGTGTGATCTGTGGAAGATTGTTTCAGTCAATCTGTACATGCTGCTGTCCAAAAGAAGAGAATATACTGGTCATGTCAGTATACGAAAACAAAGTAGAG ACAATCAAAAGTGCAGAACCATCAGCTATTATGGCTGGGGAGTCACTGAGAGGCACCAGCATTGAGAATATATCTCACAATATAGACACAATAAGAAATGTTTCCATTCAAATTACCAATTTCAGTGACATGTACACCTTAGCCAATCCAAG GGTCCACACCAGCAGTGGATATTGTCTCAGTCCTCCCCAGCCTACAATCACAAAAAAGACCAGTGAATCCTGTTCCTTTACCAAAACACCATATGTAGCACAAGGTTCTGTTGGAGTTCTGACGTATGAAATCCTCACAGATGAAGGGCAAAGAGTTGGTGAACTTGCAATAATGTTCTCAGTACCATTTAACTACTATAAATGGGAAAACTGTGTAGGTCTTGGTATTTATGAACAGCAAATTTCATGTGACGATGAACTGTTTCACCAAATGTATTATGAGAAGGGTCCTTTCACTGCAACAGTAGCTACAGGAAGTTTAATCACGTATTCTGGAAAAGGAACTTGTGTGAAGGGAACAATGTCCCCTGCAGGTAACGCAATAATGAAGGTTGAATTTCGGGATTTGTAG